The Rhodoferax sediminis genome has a segment encoding these proteins:
- a CDS encoding ribose-phosphate diphosphokinase, with translation MTAAALLLYFEDEHESALRLAGAAALASAPLGRHRFPDGEFKLRLPASLPESVVLLRTLDHPNEKLLELLLAARTARELGARHLTLVAPYLAYMRQDVAFLPGEAVSQRIVGRFLADLFDAVITVDPHLHRVATLREAIPVPHAIALTGAALLADLIAGRRQRPLLVGPDAESAQWVAQAAARHGFEYAVCCKVRHGDRTVEMELPPVNVAGRAVVLLDDVASTGQTLAGAARLLLAARAASVDVAVTHALFAGDALQVILDAGVGEVWSTDCISHSSNAVSVAPLIAAALSGITH, from the coding sequence ATGACGGCGGCTGCCTTGCTGTTGTACTTTGAAGACGAGCACGAAAGCGCGCTGCGGCTTGCCGGCGCAGCCGCCCTGGCGTCGGCCCCTCTCGGGCGCCACCGCTTTCCTGACGGCGAGTTCAAGCTGCGCCTTCCGGCATCGCTGCCCGAGAGCGTGGTGCTGCTGCGCACGCTTGACCATCCCAATGAAAAACTGCTGGAGCTGCTGCTGGCCGCCCGCACCGCGCGTGAGCTGGGAGCACGGCACCTGACGCTGGTGGCGCCCTACCTGGCCTATATGCGCCAGGATGTGGCATTTCTCCCTGGTGAAGCGGTCAGCCAGCGCATCGTCGGGCGCTTTCTCGCGGACCTGTTCGACGCCGTGATCACCGTGGACCCGCACCTGCATCGCGTCGCTACGCTGCGGGAGGCGATACCGGTGCCCCACGCGATTGCATTGACCGGCGCAGCCCTGCTGGCCGATCTGATCGCCGGGCGCCGGCAGCGGCCGCTGCTGGTAGGACCGGACGCCGAGTCGGCGCAGTGGGTCGCCCAGGCCGCCGCGCGACACGGTTTTGAATATGCGGTGTGCTGCAAGGTCCGCCACGGCGACCGCACCGTCGAGATGGAGCTGCCACCCGTGAACGTCGCCGGCCGTGCCGTGGTCTTGCTCGATGATGTCGCAAGCACCGGCCAGACCCTTGCAGGCGCCGCGCGCCTGCTGCTGGCGGCCCGCGCGGCTTCGGTTGATGTGGCCGTGACGCACGCCCTGTTTGCGGGCGACGCCTTGCAGGTCATTCTTGACGCCGGCGTGGGCGAGGTATGGAGCACCGATTGCATCAGCCATTCAAGCAATGCGGTCAGCGTGGCACCGCTTATCGCCGCCGCATTATCCGGCATAACCCATTGA